ACGCTAAAGACTTTTCCAACCTACCATACCGAGGATTCCACCGGCTACACCTTTACATCTGCCGGCAAATCAGTCACATTCTTCGGAGATGTAGAAATCCGACACCCGCAGCAAATAAAAAAGCTTACCGGTCAGGTAAGCAGTTCGACGTGTTGTGTTGTAGATGCCGTTCATTTGAACCTATTCCAAGTAGAAGACATCTGTCAAAGCAAAGAACTGAAGACAGTTTTCCTGTTACCCACAAGATACGACACATGCGAAAGTGAAATCAAAGCTGCATTCAGTAAAAATTATGAATCTGAACTGATCCTTCCAAATGACTTTGATTCCTATGAGATATAATCATGCGACTAGAAGTTAAACACCCAAAACGTGCCAGTCACCTTTTGAACACGTCAGATCGTGCCAGGCACCTTTTGACTAAAATATCGAACATCACCAACAAGTTGCACCTGCTTGTCAGCAAGAATCAATGCGCCTTTGTCACCGACCGCATAGACGTCTTTCTTTTTTTCGAGTAGCACTCTCAAGATGCTTTCGTTTTGCTCCTGAGAACCCTCATAGTGGACTTCAAAATAGAAATCCTGAACAAGGGAGAGTCCCTTATGGTAGCAAAATTCATCGTAATCCTCATCGGCCGTCAGGTGGTACTCCGAAAGTTGTATCAAGGCCCCGGCGCTGAATCCCATCACAAGACCGTCATGCCGTTTGATAAGATCGACAAGTTCTTTTTCATAAAGCCTCTCCATCATCTTGTCTGGTAGACCGCCTGGAAAATAGACAATATCCGCTTCACTGATCTTTCGCTGAGATTCCTCCACGCTATCCTCAAAGTAGTTGACCCACGTGATGTCGGATTCGGCAATACTGTACCTTTTAAACGCATCGACCATACCGCTGTAGTATTTACCGTTCGCGCGGCCATAGCAGCTTAGCCAGTCCTCTTGATTCCTAACTCTTTCCTCTCTAAATGAAAATGCCACTATCACGACTTTATCACCAGCTTTTATATAATTCCGATACGCTTTAAAACACCAATCCTCATCGATGTTGAATGTGTTATGTAAGATATTGATCATCACTGCCTCCCCCATGCTGGCACCTTTTGAAGACAAAGCTAACTACCTTTATTAGGATTTCGATGAGTCTGTCTTTGACGACCTCGACTCCAAAGCTCATGCAGAACATAATATCCATTCTCCTTCTAGCGAGCTGAGATTGACCGCACTACTTTACCTCGCCCTTATCCCGCAAGTCAGAACTTTTATTTCTGAACAATAAGCTCGCAGTAGCTCTGCCTGTACATCTCACCTTCAATCTCTCTCTCTGTCACTCTGTTTTCCCTAAAAATCATTTTCATATCAGAAAGGATCTCACGCAGTTCCTTTTCGCTATGATAGGAATGAACGACTTGATCACCGTGCTCATCTTGCAAAAACTCGTCCTCGCCAACCTTTGTGCCCTCGCCATACCCTTCATCCTGATGGGTGAGCAGATTGATCAGCATCAGACCGTTCGGCTTCAGCACACGTTTAAGCTCGGCAATTGACTGGTCGATCTCGAGTTTTGTCATGTGGAAGATGGAATTGAAGGAGTACACAAACGAAAAGGATTCATCTTCAAAGGGTAAGCTTCGCATGTCGCCCTTCTTTATATTGAGTTGCACGCCATGTCTCTCTTCAAATCCTCGAGATAAGCGTATCTGGCTGTCCGAATACTCGATTCCAGTCGTCCGATAACCGAAACTCGAAAACAAGCCGAGCGGCGGCATGTTTCCACCTGCTCCACAGTCTAGAATTGTCTTTTCAAGCTCAAAAGTCCTTGCCTGCTCTTCGCACAGAAAGAGAAACTTATAGAGCTGGGTTTGTCTGAATACAATGTTCATCTTTTATCTCTCCTTATGAACAAGGTAGTGTAAACCACCAGTTCTTTAAATGGTCGCTAGGACTTATAACATCAAGCGGTCCCAATCAAACAGCCGATAGCATCATCCGTGCATTTCCAATTTTATCATAATTGGAATCAATGCACATTGACCGTTCAAGTATAATCGTTTTATCACGTCATCTAAACATAAATAAACAAGTCCTCTTTTACGGTAGGACTTGTTCTTAAATTCACTCGAAAAGAGCTTTAAAGCAGTCTAAAAAGAGGGGATATCACTCATCAAAACCTACCCGTTGAACTCTGCCCTTAAAATACCGAAGTGCATCCTGTCGAACCTTTTTCCTGCGAAGTAGACCGCGCTGCGCTCGGTGCCTTCTTTTTTGAATCCGCATCTCAGGAGTGATTTTTGCGCGCCGATATTGCTTTCAAGTGTACTCGCTGTGATCTTCTCAAGTCCTAGGTTGTTGAACCCATACTCCAATATCTGCTGAAGCGCCTCTGTCCCGTATCCTTTGCTGCGGTCGTTGATGGTTGAGATGCCCAGACCTATCGAGCAGGACCTGTTTTTCCAGTCGATATTCTGCAGCGCGACATCGCCGATCACTTCACCTTTTAATAAGAAGATGCCCAGTCTCACATGCTTGTCGCCCTGATCTTTTTGAGTCTCTTCAAACCAGGTATCCGCCTTGACAGAAGAATGACCGATATTAAGGGGTTCTGTAAGCTGATCGAAGTCGTATTCAAAATCGTTCCAAAGCTTTACACAATCCTCTTTTTCGAGTGTCGCAAGATAGATTCTTTTCGAGATCAGTTTAAGCATAATCCTCCACACATCCTTTCACATATAAATCGAGTATCCTGTTAAATCAAGCTTACCAAAATAAGGATTTCACATCTATCTCTTTCTGTCCTTTTTATGGATTTTTTCTCTTTAACTGTTCTTTATCAAGAGCAAGCCGCAGTCATGTGTGCGATAATTGTTTAGAGTTATAAGAAAGGGAGATTTTAAATGACCACTCAAAACATTATCATACAAAACAGAAATGTCCGCTTTATTTCTTGGGGTGATCCCGAGAAGCCGCTTATCATTGGCATCCATGGACTTGGAGGTTCAGCCTGCACGTTTCACGAGGTCGCCCATCAACTGATGCATGACTACCACCTTGTTTCCATCGATCTGCCCGGGCACGGAAAAAGCGAGGATCTCGATACAGACTATTCACCTGACTACCTCATGCCTTGGTTGTCTCAGGTGATAGATACCATAACAAAACAGCCGTTCTACTTACTCGCGCACTCCTACGGTGCGAGTGTCGCACTACACTTCAGCGCGGCATATCCTGACAGGGTAAAAAAATCGATACTTCTAGATGGAGGATATCACGACCCGGAGTACGGCTACGCCTACTTCACCGGCTTATATGAAAAGGGGCAGTTGGATTACAAACCCTTCATGTGTTTTGAGGATGAAAAGAACTATTACATAGATGATTTTGACGGGTACGTCTTCGATGATTTTGAAGGCGCAGTCCAGGCGGAGCTTGATAACCACACCAATCTGAATCCTTTAAAAAGAACCATGATTGAGGATCTGATTGTGGAAAGAAACGGAAAGTTCTGCTGGCACGCAAACGGAACCACCGCCGTTAAGGCGCTTAACTTCCAGTACAACTCGCAAAAGACACTTGCATTCGAGCGGATCATGGCAAAAACGAAGTTGATTTATGCGGACCAGCCAGCAGAATATTATCAGTCTCGAATAGAACAGATTGCCATCTTCAAATCGAAGTTCGATGTGGACTGCGTGCTCTATGAGAACACAGGACATATGGTCCATTATGACCAGCCTGAAAGGTTGAGTGATGATATCAGAGCATTTTTCTTGGTCTGAGTAGATAGGGTAATTATATCAATATAATTTATCTAATAATATCCAATTAAAAAGAAGCGACCTCATCCGGTCGCTTCTTTCCAATTTCACTTTAATTCAAGATAAGCCATGTCTCTAGGTGATGCACCGCCACCTGTATGTCACAGTCAATGGTGACGCCTATTTTTTTTAGTTCATATAGGACCAACATGACTTCGTTTTTTGAATATCCCGCAAATGATACGTTATCACCCTCTTGTGACGGCCGCGTCTCCACAGCAATAATCAGCGTGGTTCCAAACTTTCTTGCATAATGGACTTCTTCTTTAATCAGTGCGGTGATACTGTTGCTGCCGATGACTTTGTTGCGGTATGCCATTACAGTGACTGTATCCACTTTGCCCATGATCCACTCAGCGAGATTCGTTTTTCCGTAGCCATTGTCAAGTTCTACTTTTTCATACCAAAAAGGAATGACGATATTAAGTTCAAGTCCATTCATTCGGCAAATACTATCTGCTTCCACGATGTGATTTTGAAACACCTCATAGTACTTAAGCATTTTCTTTTCTGACACCTTTAGGACATAGGGTTCAATATCCAGGATGATACCGACAAAGTCACACACTTGGCGCTTTTTAAGATCCACAAGATGACTCATAAACGCATCGAAGGCGGTTTCATTGTCATCAACCCATTTTGCACTCCCGCCAAGGGCATAGACTTTGAAGCCGTATGATTTGGCCAGATTGCATTTACTGATGAATCTTTCTTCATCGTCAGCCGAATAATATAAGTAGATCGTATTGAATTCATCGCTTTTAAGTTTTTCAATCGAGTCGGAGGTCAGTTCTTCTAGATTCCACACAAACATGGACATGTCAGGTGAATCCGATATGTCAGAATCGCTTATAACAGGTGCTAGCGAGGTGTGCAAAACTAGTAAAATAGCGATTAAAAGATGCATGCGCCCTCCTTTATGACTTCAAATGCGATTTTCTTTCAATTCTCCCCCATGATTTAGAGTACTTCTTGTACCCCAACATGGCGATAAGTCGTTGAATTGTAGAAAACTGACGGTAGCCGACGGCTTCGATGAGACTGAGTAGGATATAGGCCAATAAGCGTTTCAAGTTATACCTGTCTTCAAGCAGGTAGTAACTCAGTAGAATTGATGAAACTGATATGACACTGCTGAACAATACGTAAACAAGTAAAAAGGTGGCAAAAAACTGAACGTTGATCAGTCCAAGTGAAAAGGACGTGATGATCATGATTAGACCGACCAGCTCAATCACACAGGATATTGTTTCATAGAAGAAGTAATAGACAAAAGAAAACATGCCGATCCAGCCAAACGTCGGATTTAAAAACATATAAAAATGCTGGAATATGCTCTGCATCAGTCCTATGTGCCATCGCTTTCTTTGTGTGGCAAGGTCCTTCCATTTCTCCGGAACCTGAGACCAACAGATCGCATCGGGCACATAGCTTATTTTATATTCTTTTCTATTACGCCTGAAAAACGCATGGATATCAACAACCATCAACATGTCTTCGCCAATGCTCTGGCTTTTGTACCCGCCTACACTCACCACAACATCTTTTCTAAACAGGCCGAACGCACCGGATATGATCAGGTTTCCGTTAAATTGATTAAACCATACGCGAGTTGTAATGAATATTCTTGCATATTCCACCATCTGCATCAGCACGGCGAAGTTTTTAGGTAAAAAAGTCTTCACCACTTCTCCGTCTTCTATGACGACCGAGTTGGCGATATTGATATTTCCACCTACAGCGACCGTCCTTTCATCTTCCATGATGGGCATGCTGATTTTCTTCAGCGAATCTTTTTTAAGTAACATGCTATCCGCATCAAGCGCCACCACATACGGGTATCTGGAGATATTCACTCCCATGTTGAGCGCATCCGCCTTACCGCCGTTTTCTTTTTTGACAAGTGTGACCATGACGCCATTAATGTTCCGTGTGTATATTTCATGATAAGGCTTCGTGCCAAGAAGTTTTCGTACAGGTCGCGCAGTCTGTTCCAGGTTAAAACTCTCAATCAGGTGGTCCACCGTACCGTCTTTGGAACCATCATCGATGATCACTACTTCATATTCAGGATAATCAAGAGTGATAAGCGATAAGATGCAGTCAGCGATGGTGACTTCCTCATTATAGGCTGGAACAAGTACGGAGATCGGTATGAAATTCTTCTCATTCCTTATATAGTAGTCATTGTCGTGTCGTTCCTGTTCTTTACGCTCAAAAAGATACGTTACTGCAAATAGCGTAGATACGAAAAAAGTAATTGCGTACCCGAAGATGTAGTACATGAACGCCCAGTTGAGAAAATCAAGTAATTTAATGAGCATACTCCACCCCTTTCCTGAGTATCTCCCCGATCGATTCCTTGAGATGTGAAGGTTCTTCTTGCAAATGACGGGCATATTCCAAGGCGTCGATCGCATAGGGGTCGTCAAGACTCTGCTTTATCAACTCAAAATCATGTTTCAATGTTTTTTGATGATGATCGATGTAATCAAGCACCGTGGTCGCCATATTGATCCTAACGTACCAGTTGTCATCGGACAAAACCGGTAGCAGTTGTTGAAGCTCCAACTCTTGTACATAGATTCTGAGCGTTTTTGAAGAGATTGCCCGAATTTCCCATATCTCGTGCTGCGTCGCTTTCAGCACATCTTCAATCGCTTCGTTGTAATGGATATTTCCAAAATATTTGAGAATCATGATATGCTCTTCTTTATCTGTAACTTCTTTCAACAGCTGACTTATCATCTTCGCAGGGCTTTTCTCGTTCTGATTGAGAAAGTAGTTGATCACAAGACGCCTAAATAAGCCTGTCAACTCCCTGATGTTCTCCACCAGTTTTTCAATTAAATCCTCTCTGTCTCCTTCAAAGGAATCCAGCACATCGGTTAGTACCTTTTGATTTAGATACCCTTTTTCCTTTGCTGTGATCACAAGTGCGCGCACAAGAAAATCCGCATCACCAATTTTTGAAAGCGCGGATAAGCTGTTGAATTTTAAGGCGATCGACTTTGAATGTACTCCTTCTATCAGATATTCCACAACCTGTTCTGTCCGAAGTCGATATTCACCGACTAAAAAAACGTTTTGCACATGTTTGACAGAACGGTTCCTTCTTACAGTTTGGATTTTGTGGTTCACATAGGATTCAAAACAACTCATATATGCGATCACATTCCCTCTGTTTTCTTTATTTGTCGCATAGTCGATCATCACATTTTGAAAAACACGCTCATAAGACTGTGATTTGTTTCTTTTATTAATCAGGTTGATGTGTTCTAGTGAAACAGTACCACCAGATTCCACAGCCGACAGCCCTTCCATAATTATATTTTCATACCCTTTTGAAACAACACCCACTCGACGTAAAAAGCGTCTATTGACCGCATCCACGTACATTAAATACAGAAGGCTTGTGATTATGATGATAATAAATGAAAAAAGCATCATATATATCAGTACGATTGAATTCATATCAGTTCTCCATAAAAAGATCTTTCATCAGTTGATAAGATTGCTTTTTTCTTGTTTCAAAACTCGGTTTGAACCATTCTTCCCAATCAAGCCTTACCGTTGGGAAAACAATTGTTTCATCCTCATCAACCCTACCGAAAGCAAGACCTACTCCATCTATTTTCAGCGGTGTGATGGTATGGGTCTCATAGAAGTCACCTTGAATCAGTTGACTTGCCGGAGACATAAAATTTAGAAGCGCATACGGGATTCTGACTTCAAGATGGTCTTTTGTCGAATACCAATCCGCTGCCGAATCGAACCGTTTGTCACTCGGATCCGAAATTCCACGGACAAAAGCTCCTGTCAATCTAAAATCGTTCAAATCGGTAACATGATCCATTTGACTGAGTGCGCTGCTGTCTGTAAACTGGTACATTTTAACGAAGAGCGGTTCAGCCTTCTCAAAGGGAAGCAAATCAGGTCTCACACGAATCTGTTGAGCCATTTTTCTAAAGCTGAAAGTGTCATAATAGGCATGCACATACATTTCCTGAACCCCTTCTTCAGAAAGTACGAGCACAAAATCAACAGGCCGGTCAAAGGTGATGTCAAATTTCTCAAAATAGGTGTGACCTGATAAAGGAGTGATGTCGAATCCAATAACCGTCGACGTCGACGCGGACAACTCCTTCACAGGATCGATCATCAAATACAGATAGTCAACACCGGCATGAACATAATAGTCACCGCTCGATGCTGATAGGAAAGGTTTTTCATTTCCCCAGTCTTCGATGGACTCATCCGGATATTTAAGTGCTTCACTATCTGCCGTGAAGCCTATTAGACCATAACCTTGTCCAAATGTTTGAGGATCATGCCAGTAAGGCGACTGGTCAGGAAGTTTAAGCTCCACCGTGTTCCAAGATGACTTAAACCAAGCGTCTTGCCAATCTCTTAGAAATTGACCTCCAAATCCATTTTCAGTGATTTCATTATATTGAATCGCAGTTAGTTCCCCCTGTCGTTGTTCACTTATAGATGCTGTAGGTTCATGATCCGCATACTCTGCGCAGAACCTCCCGCTTGGAACCCCATAAGCAGAAATCACAACCGGAATGGTATGATACTCACTGACAAGTTTCAGTATCTGGTCACTCGGCAAATCAGTGTCTTGCGATCTGAACACATTGAATCCTTCATAGTCATAACTGGCAAAGGTCCCCGTATGAAGACGCTCAGTCACTCCGATGTGCTCCATATCCGCAGTCGCATACGACCTAATCC
The window above is part of the Fusibacter sp. A1 genome. Proteins encoded here:
- a CDS encoding Type 1 glutamine amidotransferase-like domain-containing protein encodes the protein MINILHNTFNIDEDWCFKAYRNYIKAGDKVVIVAFSFREERVRNQEDWLSCYGRANGKYYSGMVDAFKRYSIAESDITWVNYFEDSVEESQRKISEADIVYFPGGLPDKMMERLYEKELVDLIKRHDGLVMGFSAGALIQLSEYHLTADEDYDEFCYHKGLSLVQDFYFEVHYEGSQEQNESILRVLLEKKKDVYAVGDKGALILADKQVQLVGDVRYFSQKVPGTI
- a CDS encoding class I SAM-dependent methyltransferase: MNIVFRQTQLYKFLFLCEEQARTFELEKTILDCGAGGNMPPLGLFSSFGYRTTGIEYSDSQIRLSRGFEERHGVQLNIKKGDMRSLPFEDESFSFVYSFNSIFHMTKLEIDQSIAELKRVLKPNGLMLINLLTHQDEGYGEGTKVGEDEFLQDEHGDQVVHSYHSEKELREILSDMKMIFRENRVTEREIEGEMYRQSYCELIVQK
- a CDS encoding GNAT family N-acetyltransferase, which codes for MLKLISKRIYLATLEKEDCVKLWNDFEYDFDQLTEPLNIGHSSVKADTWFEETQKDQGDKHVRLGIFLLKGEVIGDVALQNIDWKNRSCSIGLGISTINDRSKGYGTEALQQILEYGFNNLGLEKITASTLESNIGAQKSLLRCGFKKEGTERSAVYFAGKRFDRMHFGILRAEFNG
- a CDS encoding alpha/beta fold hydrolase; translated protein: MTTQNIIIQNRNVRFISWGDPEKPLIIGIHGLGGSACTFHEVAHQLMHDYHLVSIDLPGHGKSEDLDTDYSPDYLMPWLSQVIDTITKQPFYLLAHSYGASVALHFSAAYPDRVKKSILLDGGYHDPEYGYAYFTGLYEKGQLDYKPFMCFEDEKNYYIDDFDGYVFDDFEGAVQAELDNHTNLNPLKRTMIEDLIVERNGKFCWHANGTTAVKALNFQYNSQKTLAFERIMAKTKLIYADQPAEYYQSRIEQIAIFKSKFDVDCVLYENTGHMVHYDQPERLSDDIRAFFLV
- a CDS encoding glycosyltransferase family 2 protein, whose amino-acid sequence is MLIKLLDFLNWAFMYYIFGYAITFFVSTLFAVTYLFERKEQERHDNDYYIRNEKNFIPISVLVPAYNEEVTIADCILSLITLDYPEYEVVIIDDGSKDGTVDHLIESFNLEQTARPVRKLLGTKPYHEIYTRNINGVMVTLVKKENGGKADALNMGVNISRYPYVVALDADSMLLKKDSLKKISMPIMEDERTVAVGGNINIANSVVIEDGEVVKTFLPKNFAVLMQMVEYARIFITTRVWFNQFNGNLIISGAFGLFRKDVVVSVGGYKSQSIGEDMLMVVDIHAFFRRNRKEYKISYVPDAICWSQVPEKWKDLATQRKRWHIGLMQSIFQHFYMFLNPTFGWIGMFSFVYYFFYETISCVIELVGLIMIITSFSLGLINVQFFATFLLVYVLFSSVISVSSILLSYYLLEDRYNLKRLLAYILLSLIEAVGYRQFSTIQRLIAMLGYKKYSKSWGRIERKSHLKS
- a CDS encoding HEAT repeat domain-containing protein codes for the protein MNSIVLIYMMLFSFIIIIITSLLYLMYVDAVNRRFLRRVGVVSKGYENIIMEGLSAVESGGTVSLEHINLINKRNKSQSYERVFQNVMIDYATNKENRGNVIAYMSCFESYVNHKIQTVRRNRSVKHVQNVFLVGEYRLRTEQVVEYLIEGVHSKSIALKFNSLSALSKIGDADFLVRALVITAKEKGYLNQKVLTDVLDSFEGDREDLIEKLVENIRELTGLFRRLVINYFLNQNEKSPAKMISQLLKEVTDKEEHIMILKYFGNIHYNEAIEDVLKATQHEIWEIRAISSKTLRIYVQELELQQLLPVLSDDNWYVRINMATTVLDYIDHHQKTLKHDFELIKQSLDDPYAIDALEYARHLQEEPSHLKESIGEILRKGVEYAH